The genomic interval GGCCACCACGAAATCGCAACCGAGTTCGCGTGCGCCGGCGGCGAGTCGGGCAATGCGGTCGATGGTGGGTTCTCCGCTGATGCTGAAGGCGGCGGGAGCTGCACCTGCATTTTTCAGGGCGGTGAAAACCGGGGCGATCCGCTGGGCATTGCCACCTGTGACCAGGGCGGCTTTTCTGCCGAGGTCCTGAACGAGCTCCGGGAGAAGGCCGATTTTTCCACACCCGAAAATGATGCGTTGAGCGGTGGCGAATTCAAAGTTCATGCAGATCTCCAATGTTTGGGGAGGCAGTTTAGTTCGGGAGGCAGGCGTGTCCAGAATCAATTTGACAATAGAGGGGGAGTCGCTAAATTCCGCGTTTTTTGAATCTGTTTGTAAATGGAGAGTGCTATGCCAACGTATGATTATGAATGCAGAGAGTGTGGTCATCATTTCGAGGCTTTTCAGAGTATGTCGGCTGATCCGCTGACGAGCTGTCCGAAGTGTGAGGGGGAAGTACAGCGCATGATCGGCATGGGATCCGGTGTGCTTTTCAAAGGATCGGGATTTTATGAAACAGATTATCGAAGTTCCGGGTATAATAAGGATAAGGCCGCTGATAAACCCGGTAATACCGAGACGAAAAAGGATAAAAAGTCCGCTTCCAATAAGAATACGAAACAGGCACAGTAGTCGACCAATTGCGGCTTGTGGTTGGGCAGGACGCGTAATTCTCTTAAAAGAAGGACAACTGGACTATGAAGGATAAGAAGGAATTCTACAATCTGTTGGCTGAGCTCGACGGACAGCCGTTCGCGGAGTATCAGAGACTGATCGGAGATTTCGATTTCACCCGCTATGTCATTAAGTGCATGAACATTGATCTGTCGGAAGAGACGGGCAGTCGTCCGGTATTCAGCATCCGTGTTCCGCAGACCATATCAGAGATTCCGGAATATCTCTTCGACAGTCCGGTGCGGCGCACCGCGATGGAGGATCTGCTGCTGCGTCGTATGGCGAACCGAATTGCTTCCATAGCGCACTATGACCACAACGGTGTTGCCCGCCGTCATATTCATGTGGCCACACCCAACCAGAAGATCCTTCCCCGCAATGCATTGCTGCTGACCCGGGAATATATTGAAGTCCGTATTGAAATCACGCTGCCGG from Verrucomicrobia bacterium S94 carries:
- a CDS encoding zinc ribbon domain-containing protein, encoding MPTYDYECRECGHHFEAFQSMSADPLTSCPKCEGEVQRMIGMGSGVLFKGSGFYETDYRSSGYNKDKAADKPGNTETKKDKKSASNKNTKQAQ